Proteins encoded together in one Anopheles darlingi chromosome 3, idAnoDarlMG_H_01, whole genome shotgun sequence window:
- the LOC125956291 gene encoding baculoviral IAP repeat-containing protein 7-B, which produces MQMNVEELRLRSFYRWPTAGSDDGLLATRLARDGFYATEIPFQVRCYFCGMVREDCRSLMDVSESHRNREPGCEFLLHPERTNNCRNFRANELMEEQNRLATFVHWPVSFVNPEELAKAGFYYTHQSDEVKCAWCSGVIGRWERGDDPFQEHKKFFPGCAKVMLESTRPDPLADSSIGILPVQLPHNQEYCTLNARIRSFENWTAGNVQEPGRLAEAGFYYLGEADEVRCFHCDGGLRLWLADDDPWFEHARCFPLCRFLQLVKGKTFIDNVQGQVARNQQAEPAVPTATSSPSVSVVDAPARTPVSVPAAARMTLDEALSTEPVQQALQMGLNIGRIRAATKRRLETTGQPFLTSQELVEVVLDDQIEEEDLEPSTSSRMERRMEAELRQWTIMGQKQSDVSVDAAPGSGPKACEGNQATGADNSCLVTHASEQISSTLSDEAVLRLKEENKRLKDARECKICMSEELGVVFCPCGHLVSCVQCAPAVTHCPLCRVLIRGRVRTFLS; this is translated from the exons ATGCAGATGAACGTGGAGGAACTTCGTTTGCGCTCGTTCTACCGTTGGCCCACGGCGGGAAGTGACGATGGATTGTTGGCCACCAGATTGGCGCGCGATGGATTTTACGCCACGGAGATACCGTTCCAGGTGAGGTGTTACTTCTGTGGGATGGTACGTGAAGATTGCCGCAGCCTGATGGATGTGTCGGAATCACACAGGAACCGAGAACCAGGGTGTGAGTTCCTGCTGCACCCCGAGCGCACCAACAACTGTCGCAActttcgagcgaacgagctgATGGAGGAGCAGAATCGACTGGCCACGTTCGTGCACTGGCCTGTTTCTTTCGTCAATCCGGAAGAGCTGGCCAAGGCGGGCTTCTACTATACCCACCAGTCGGATGAGGTGAAGTGTGCGTGGTGTTCCGGTGTGATCGGTCGCTGGGAACGGGGCGACGATCCGTTTCAGGAGCACAAAAAGTTCTTTCCCGGTTGCGCGAAAGTAATGCTTGAATCGACTCGGCCAGATCCGCTGGCTGATTCGTCGATCGGGATTCTGCCGGTGCAACTGCCACACAATCAAGAGTATTGCACGCTCAATGCGCGTATCCGCTCCTTCGAAAACTGGACCGCTGGTAACGTGCAGGAACCGGGACGATTGGCCGAGGCTGGCTTCTACTATCTCGGGGAGGCAGACGAGGTACGGTGTTTTCACTGTGACGGTGGACTACGCCTCTGGctcgccgatgatgatccgtGGTTCGAACATGCTCGCTGCTTTCCTCTCTGCCGGTTCCTGCAGCTGGTCAAGGGTAAAACATTCATCGACAATGTTCAAGGCCAAGTGGCAAGAAACCAACAAGCCGAACCCGCCGTACCTACCGCGACCTCATCACCTTCGGTCAGTGTCGTTGACGCTCCAGCTAGAACCCCCGTTTCAGTGCCGGCAGCCGCTCGAATGACCCTCGACGAAGCATTGTCGACGGAACCGGTCCAGCAAGCGCTGCAGATGGGACTTAACATCGGGCGTATAAGGGCCGCCACAAAGCGTCGACTCGAGACGACGGGGCAACCGTTTCTTACCTCGCAGGAGTTGGTCGAGGTCGTACTAGACGATCAGATCGAAGAAGAGGATCTCGAACCCAGTACCTCATCCCGGATGGAACGCAGAATGGAAGCTGAACTCCGTCAGTGGACTATCATGGGCCAGAAGCAATCGGATGTGTCCGTGGATGCCGCGCCTGGCAGTGGACCGAAGGCATGCGAAGGAAACCAAGCAACTGGTGCTGACAACAGTTGCTTGGTAACTCATGCATCCGAACAAATCAGTAGCACGCTTAGCGATGAGGCTGTGCTGCGactgaaggaagaaaacaagcGGCTCAAGGATGCCCGCGAATGTAAAATCTGCATGTCCGAGGAACTGGGCGTAGTATTTTGCCCCTGTGGCCACCTGG TATCCTGCGTTCAGTGTGCTCCAGCCGTCACCCATTGTCCTCTCTGCCGAGTCCTAATCAGAGGACGGGTTCGCACATTTCTGTCATAG
- the LOC125956294 gene encoding ribosomal RNA-processing protein 8: MSKVFSECDWETDLPSIGTDFRFSKKRERTNKVKKTTPTVENGGIEIVDHSRPPGWSVRLPKPESSAPENNVKKDNTKHDAQQTVGNERKEGKKRKAPTDVSENGSTSKKKNKHDSEAPIPKSATNGKKAEVKETNDTKQKPIVRDAPKEPASLREKLMERLKGSRFRFINEQLYKSTGEQAQQLFAEDPGSFAAYHEGYRHQIVQWSMNPLDRMIKSIRKLPKNTIVADFGCGEARLAESLPNQVYSLDLVAHNSNVIACDMAHTPLESNFVNVVVFCLSLMGTNLADFLLEANRVLKVGGILKIAEVSSRFDNVNEFVSKVRQCGFELENKDLKHKLFYFFNFKKDRTVLRGSTKIKPFSLKPCLYKKR, from the exons ATGAGTAAAGTGTTTAGTGAATGTGACTGGGAAACGGATTTACCCAGCATCGGTACAGATTTCCGGTTTTCTAAAAAGCGTGAAAGAACGAATAAAGTGAAAAAGACGACCCCGACTGTAGAGAACGGCGGCATCGAAATCGTTGATCATAGCAGGCCTCCCGGTTGGTCCGTTCGTTTGCCTAAACCAGAATCGTCCGCACCGGAAAATAATGTTAAAAAAGATAACACAAAGCACGATGCCCAGCAAACGGTGGGAaacgagagaaaggaaggcaaGAAACGCAAGGCACCGACGGACGTGTCTGAAAATGGTAGTACatccaagaagaagaacaaacacGATTCGGAAGCACCGATACCGAAGAGCGCTACCAACGGTAAGAAGGCTGAAGTGAAGGAAACGAACGACACCAAACAGAAACCCATCGTCCGGGATGCTCCTAAAGAACCGGCCAGTTTACGGGAGAAGCTGATGGAACGGTTGAAGGGTTCTCGCTTTCGGTTCATCAACGAGCAGCTGTATAAATCGACCGGAGAACAAGCACAACAGCTGTTTGCAGAGGATCccggttcgttcgctgcttACCACGAGGGCTACCGACATCAAATAGTCCAATGGTCGATGAATCCGCTCGATAGAATGATCAAAAGCATTCGAAAACT CCCTAAAAATACCATCGTGGCAGATTTCGGTTGTGGAGAAGCACGGCTAGCGGAATCGTTACCGAACCAGGTGTACTCTCTTGATTTGGTCGCCCACAACAGTAACGTTATTGCCTGCGATATGGCACACACGCCGCTCGAGAGCAACTTCGTCAACGTGGTTGTGTTCTGTCTCTCACTGATGGGCACCAACTTGGCCGACTTTCTCCTAGAGGCGAATCGGGTGCTGAAGGTGGG GGGTATCCTGAAAATAGCTGAAGTATCGTCCCGTTTCGACAATGTGAACGAGTTCGTTTCGAAGGTCCGACAATGTGGATTCGAGTTGGAAAACAAGGACCTGAAGCACAAGTTGTTCTACTTCTTCAATTTCAAGAAAGACCGCACGGTGTTGCGCGGATCGACCAAGATAAAGCCCTTCAGTCTGAAACCTTGTTTGTATAAGAAACGATAG
- the LOC125956295 gene encoding uncharacterized protein LOC125956295 encodes MSKLPITDPAIRIVPSKELKQFIGTKLVVPPSAPPTLRDIHSAYNKAGQRTTTGKVAEQSKPTIPKSTAEFTPTERRLIEDCLTKPESNDETTEPVCVFDSTDDTKPATTKNCLELADIRWLFNALTEMRKTDSTVPFLHVLLAGCPLVLPENPVQERNPVLEARCQLLRKQQEERDYNRMTKNVDSIRKHMPEETIGYQVKQINRHLIAVAQFLFSVAAGFAFGFVGIGLIVGQMDFGVRLLLGIVIALIIALAEIYFLAKRLNAEYELAVPPPLAPKELSTKVVQSIPIEVQSKRGGKKKQHKE; translated from the exons ATGTCCAAGCTACCGATTACGGATCCGGCCATTCGGATAGTTCCCTCCAAGGAGTTGAAGCAATTCATCGGCACCAAGCTGGTGGTACCGCCGTCAGCTCCTCCGACCTTGCGAGACATCCACTCGGCTTACAATAAGGCCGGGCAGCGTACCACCACGGGTAAAGTTGCGGAACAATCGAAACCAACGATTCCGAAATCCACAGCAGAGTTCACGCCCACGGAGCGTCGGTTGATTGAAGATTGTCTCACAAAACCTGAGTCGAACGATGAAACAACGGAACCAGTGTGTGTCTTCGACTCTACCGATGACACCAAGCCTGCTACGACGAAGAATTGCCTGGAATTAGCAGATATCAGATGGCTGTTTAACGCGCTGACCGAAATGCGAAAGACGGACAGCACGGTTCCGTTTCTGCACGTCCTGCTCGCCGGATGCCCCTTGGTGCTACCCGAGAATCCGGTTCAAGAGCGTAACCCTGTACTGGAGGCtcgctgccagctgctgcgAAAGCAACAGGAAGAGCGTGATTACAACCGGATGACCAAGAACGTGGACAGCATTCGGAAGCATATGCCCGAAGAAACGATCGGCTATCAAG TAAAACAGATCAATCGGCACCTGATCGCGGTCGCACAGTTCCTGTTTTCCGTGGCAGCCGGTTTTGCATTCGGATTCGTTGGTATTGGGTTAATTGTGGGGCAGATGGACTTCGGGGTGCGTCTACTGCTCGGTATCGTCATTGCGCTCATCATTGCGTTAGCTGAGATATACTTCCTAGCGAAGCGATTGAATGCCGAGTACGAACTAGCGGTTCCGCCGCCGTTGGCACCGAAAGAGCTTTCCACGAAGGTGGTCCAATCCATTCCGATCGAAGTCCAGTCGAAACGAGGCGgcaaaaagaagcaacacaAAGAGTGA
- the LOC125956289 gene encoding peroxidase-like, which translates to MCYGRVLALLLAVLCGLRETSAQCVATEPYRSIDGSCNNLQNPTWGSANTKFNRLIPPKYNDGISSPRLAQDGSELPNPRLLSVEVFGEGQQNSPQFTLANMQFGQIVAHDMALTRGVRDPVTCCANGKLQPSPSPRCFAIPVAENDPVFSERDIECLNLIRTITTCDLAPINCTQAEQINSVTSFLDLSLVYGNTQAESLQLRTLTGGLLKVETRGGSDWPPRHPNASTTCTLRTPLEACYLTGDSSRSNQSPHLALLQVSFVREHNRIARALRTRFTTWTDEKLFQEARRINIAEYQHIVYNEWLPNFLGLSYMRSVGLNFATPSFVNDYGTQMNPSVINEHTTAAFRFFHSAIQGTLKLYEQSRQVYKQVDINDNTNNPNILEETTDRYAALLRGMTTQPMGRNDDSLDPAIKHFLFRFNNQFGTDLKSIDIQRARDHGLPGYNDFVQYCFNTRANTWADYNQALVPEAIELLSIYYRSVNDLDLAVGLAFEKKIDGTETGIVMRCILNEQFSRTRRGDRFFYENGQSVVGLTLGQLTEIRKANMARILCDSTTNVQEMQRSAFLLPSNTNPIVPCTSLPTPNLNVW; encoded by the exons ATGTGTTACGGACGCGTACTAGCGTTGCTATTGGCGGTGCTATGTGGACTGCGGGAAACTTCAGCACAGTGCGTTGCCACCGAACCCtaccgttcgatcgatggaagCTGCAACAATCTTCAGAATCCAACGTGGGGATCCGCGAACACCAAGTTTAATCGCTTGATCCCACCGAAGTACAACGATGGCATATCCTCTCCTCGGTTGGCTCAGGATGGCAGCGAGCTGCCTAACCCTCGGTTACTGTCGGTGGAGGTGTTCGGCGAGGGTCAGCAGAACAGTCCCCAGTTCACGCTCGCCAACATGCAGTTCGGACAGATTGTGGCCCATGACATGGCGCTCACACGTGGAG TGAGAGATCCTGTTACGTGTTGCGCTAATGGAAAGCTTCAACCGAGCCCGAGTCCCCGTTGCTTCGCTATTCCAGTCGCAGAAAATGATCCCGTGTTCTCCGAACGTGACATCGaatgtttgaatttgattCGAACAATAACCACCTGCGATTTGGCGCCAATCAACTGTACGCAGGCGGAGCAGATCAATAGTGTTACCTCATTCCTAGATCTATCGCTAGTCTACGGTAACACGCAGGCTGAAAGCCTTCAGCTGCGCACACTGACTGGAGGATTGCTGAAGGTAGAGACTCGCGGTGGTAGTGATTGGCCTCCAAGACATCCTAATGCTAGCACTACATGCACCTTGCGAACGCCCCTGGAAGCATGTTACTTGACCGGTGATAGTAGTCGATCAAATCAGAGCCCTCATCTGGCCCTGCTACAGGTTTCGTTCGTCCGAGAACATAATCGTATCGCGCGTGCCTTGCGCACCCGTTTTACCACGTGGACCGATGAGAAGCTGTTCCAGGAGGCGCGCCGTATCAATATCGCCGAGTACCAGCACATCGTTTACAACGAGTGGCTACCGAACTTCCTGGGATTATCCTATATGCGTTCCGTTGGTTTGAACTTTGCTACTCCAAGCTTCGTAAACGATTATGGAACCCAGATGAACCCATCCGTGATCAACGAACACACAACAGCCGCCTTCCGGTTCTTCCATTCCGCCATTCAGGGCACTCTCAA ATTATACGAACAAAGCAGGCAAGTTTACAAGCAAGTCGACATCAACGATAACACCAACAACCCGAACATACTGGAGGAAACGACTGATCGGTATGCGGCACTTCTGCGTGGCATGACCACACAGCCCATGGGTCGAAACGACGACAGTCTTGATCCGGCCATCAAGCACTTCCTGTTCCGATTTAACAATCAGTTCGGAACGgatttgaaatcgatcgacatTCAGCGGGCACGAGACCATGGTTTGCCGGGCTACAACGATTTCGTGCAGTACTGTTTTAATACGCGTGCCAACACGTGGGCAGATTATAATCAGGCGTTGGTACCAGAG GCCATCGAGCTGCTAAGCATCTACTACCGGTCGGTGAACGATCTGGATCTGGCGGTAGGATTGGCATTCGAGAAGAAAATAGACGGCACCGAGACGGGCATCGTGATGCGCTGTATCCTGAACGAACAATTCTCGCGAACACGCCGTGGTGATCGCTTCTTCTACGAGAACGGTCAATCAGTGGTGGGTTTAACGTTGGGACAGCTAACGGAGATCCGTAAGGCAAACATGGCACGCATCCTGTGCGATAGCACGACCAACGTGCAGGAGATGCAACGCTCTGCGTTCCTTTTGCCCTCCAACACTAATCCGATTGTACCCTGCACCAGTCTCCCGACGCCAAATTTGAACGTATGGTAA
- the LOC125956290 gene encoding peroxidase-like, whose translation MWSPVGVYLLIAFGLSRVRGQCDSTSPYRTYDGRCNNLQNPTWGAANTPYGRLLPADYGDGVSTPRRSKTGTDLPSARTLSLTLFNEQFMLDPRTTLVNMQFGQVVAHDMGLRAGGSDSVPCCTNGRVVSNPSRRCYPIPLPPNDPITAAGGGQCLDLVRTRSTFDVNAAACSVSNPAQQLNDATSFLDLSLVYGNSAQQNAQLRAFVGGRMKVENRNGTDWPPRHPQSGTACTLRLSTDTCYLTGDERSNITPELTILHIAFLREHNRIAGLLARQRTLWNDEKLFQEARRINIAQYQHISYYEWLPWFLGRDIMDQRGLLQRTPDYVNDYNPSINPTTLNSHSNGAFRYFHSAIMGSLSLAQESRAVTGSLNINDHMFNPTVLEQNDGYTLLTRGMATQPSARTDLSFDPEIRHFLFRFGKRFGTDLKALDIQRSRDHGIAGYNAFRQYCGLSRATRWEDFVELRGPADYQRLASLYRTVDDVDLTVSEFFERHIPGTQAGPTYHCILMEQFLRTRRGDRFFYENGNTAGAFTVYQLREIRKASMARILCDNSPGVTQMQRQAFQQITDINPLQLCSTLPQLDARFW comes from the exons ATGTGGTCTCCCGTTGGAGTTTATCTTCTAATCGCGTTTGGCTTGAGCCGTGTTCGTGGACAGTGTGATAGCACTTCACCGTACCGAACGTACGATGGAAGATGTAACAATCTGCAAAATCCTACATGGGGAGCGGCCAACACTCCCTATGGTCGTCTGCTACCGGCCGATTACGGTGACGGTGTCTCTACACCACGCCGCTCAAAAACCGGTACCGACCTACCGAGTGCTCGAACCCTCTCGTTGACGTTGTTCAATGAGCAATTTATGCTGGATCCTCGTACCACACTTGTGAACATGCAGTTTGGTCAAGTAGTGGCACATGATATGGGACTCAGAGCAGGAG GTTCCGACTCGGTGCCCTGCTGTACAAACGGGCGCGTTGTAAGCAATCCAAGTCGCCGATGTTATCCGATTCCGCTGCCACCGAACGATCCAATCACGGCGGCTGGTGGAGGCCAGTGTCTAGATCTGGTGCGCACTCGCAGTACTTTTGATGTGAACGCAGCGGCCTGCAGTGTTAGCAACCCTGCTCAGCAGCTGAACGATGCCACCTCCTTCCTAGATCTGTCCCTTGTGTACGGTAACAGCGCCCAGCAGAATGCTCAACTACGGGCCTTCGTCGGAGGCCGAATGAAGGTGGAAAACCGTAACGGTACGGACTGGCCACCACGTCACCCACAATCAGGTACTGCCTGTACGTTGCGCTTATCCACCGACACTTGCTACCTAACGGGTGATGAACGGAGCAACATCACACCGGAACTGACGATCCTGCATATTGCGTTCCTTCGCGAGCATAATCGAATCGCGGGTCTGCTCGCTCGCCAGCGCACCCTGTGGAACGATGAGAAACTGTTCCAGGAGGCCCGCCGCATCAACATCGCCCAGTATCAGCACATCAGCTACTACGAATGGCTACCGTGGTTCCTCGGAAGGGATATAATGGACCAGCGAGGCCTTCTCCAACGTACCCCCGACTACGTCAACGACTACAATCCCAGCATCAATCCGACCACACTAAACTCACACTCGAACGGTGCCTTCCGATATTTCCATTCGGCCATCATGGGTAGTTTAAG CTTAGCGCAGGAGTCACGAGCCGTCACTGGCTCTCTAAACATCAACGATCACATGTTTAACCCGACGGTATTGGAGCAGAACGATGGCTACACGTTGCTGACCCGCGGTATGGCCACCCAGCCGTCGGCGCGTACCGATTTAAGCTTCGATCCAGAAATCCGACACTTCCTTTTCCGATTCGGTAAACGTTTCGGGACGGATCTGAAGGCGCTTGATATACAGCGCAGTCGTGATCATGGTATTGCAGGATACAACGCATTCCGCCAGTACTGTGGACTAAGTCGAGCCACACGGTGGGAAGATTTCGTCGAACTGCGTGGTCCTGCG GATTATCAACGGCTAGCCTCGTTGTACCGTACGGTTGATGACGTGGATCTAACGGTGTCCGAGTTCTTCGAGCGACACATACCGGGCACGCAGGCCGGTCCGACTTATCACTGTATCCTGATGGAACAATTCCTCCGTACACGCCGTGGCGATCGGTTCTTCTATGAGAATGGTAACACTGCCGGTGCCTTTACGGTTTACCAGTTGCGAGAGATTCGTAAAGCCAGCATGGCACGAATCCTGTGCGACAACTCACCAGGTGTAACTCAGATGCAACGTCAGGCCTTCCAACAAATAACGGACATCAATCCACTGCAATTGTGCAGCACCCTGCCGCAGCTCGATGCTCGCTTCTGGTAA
- the LOC125956288 gene encoding peroxidase-like — MWMFLKLLLLVCYSWSCAQATNCNTTSPYRTLDGSCNNLQNPSWGAANTVYERLIAADYGDGVKSPRKATNGADLPSARTISMKLFGDENVLEPAFTLLSMQFGQLVAHDMGFIRGGADILPCCSGGKLVSNPVPRCYPIPVASDDPVMGSAGVQCLDFLRTITDCDTDSSSCSNNKKAEQLNVVTSFLDLSVVYGNSVEENTPLRQFTGGLMKVETRDGTDWPPQNPNANTVCVQRNPDDACYLTGDARANLSPHLAILHILFLREHNRIATRLAALHPDWNDEKLFQEARRINIAQYQQIVFYEWLPNFLPLPENGDKRSLVSVLAHQYRGDVNPTTLNSNAHAAFRYFHSAIISQLHLDHENRSKAGEVSFTDHTLNPAILEAPCKYAQLSRGLATQPMGRIDLNIDHAIKHNFLKLDAPFGNDLRAIDIQRARDHGLPSYNRFREWCGLSKAASFDELASLLHSSQDAARLAAVYASVDDVELTVAGLFEKHVPGTQVGATFRCILLEQFHRTRVGDRFFFETSDPIVGFSKEQFKQLRKANIARLLCDNTPKLEGMQSKAFATIDAGSNKVSPCSSLPVVDLDSWK, encoded by the exons ATGTGGATGTTCCTGAAGTTGCTCCTCCTAGTGTGCTATAGTTGGAGCTGTGCCCAAGCAACTAACTGCAACACGACGTCTCCATACCGTACATTAGATGGCAGTTGTAACAATCTGCAGAATCCTAGCTGGGGTGCAGCCAACACCGTCTATGAACGCTTGATCGCCGCAGACTATGGCGATGGTGTGAAGAGCCCCCGGAAGGCCACGAATGGTGCCGATCTGCCCAGTGCGAGAACTATCTCGATGAAACTATTCGGAGATGAGAATGTTTTAGAGCCAGCGTTCACTCTGCTTAGCATGCAGTTCGGTCAGCTGGTAGCACACGACATGGGCTTCATACGAGGAG GTGCGGACATACTACCATGCTGTAGTGGAGGGAAACTTGTATCAAACCCTGTCCCACGATGCTACCCTATACCGGTCGCATCCGATGATCCCGTAATGGGATCGGCTGGTGTTCAGTGCTTAGACTTCCTGCGAACCATTACCGATTGCGATACCGATTCGTCCAGCTGTTCAAATAACAAAAAAGCAGAACAACTCAACGTTGTGACATCGTTTCTTGACCTGTCGGTCGTGTATGGTAACAGCGTTGAGGAGAACACTCCCCTACGCCAGTTTACCGGTGGATTGATGAAGGTGGAAACTCGAGATGGAACCGATTGGCCACCGCAGAACCCAAATGCGAACACCGTGTGTGTACAGCGTAACCCTGACGATGCCTGTTATCTGACGGGTGATGCACGTGCCAATCTGAGCCCACATCTGGCCATCCTGCACATCCTGTTCCTTCGTGAGCATAATCGGATTGCAACGCGCTTGGCAGCACTGCACCCTGATTGGAACGATGAGAAGCTGTTCCAGGAGGCACGGCGTATCAATATAGCCCAGTATCAGCAGATCGTGTTCTACGAGTGGCTACCGAACTTCCTTCCACTACCGGAAAATGGAGATAAACGCAGTTTGGTAAGCGTTCTCGCTCATCAGTACCGTGGTGATGTCAATCCAACAACGCTCAACTCCAACGCGCATGCGGCATTCCGGTACTTCCATAGCGCCATTATTTCCCAGCTACA TTTGGATCACGAGAATCGAAGCAAGGCAGGCGAGGTCAGCTTTACCGATCACACGCTGAATCCTGCTATCCTTGAGGCTCCCTGCAAGTACGCTCAACTGTCGCGTGGTTTGGCCACTCAGCCGATGGGCCGGATCGATCTCAATATAGACCACGCAATTAAGCACAACTTCTTGAAGCTTGATGCTCCCTTCGGTAATGATCTGCGAGCAATAGATATACAGCGCGCACGGGATCATGGCCTACCTAGCTACAATCGCTTCCGCGAATGGTGTGGTCTGTCGAAGGCCGCCAGCTTCGATGAATTAGCATCCTTGCTACACTCATCACAG GACGCTGCTCGATTGGCTGCGGTGTACGCTTCGGTGGACGATGTGGAACTGACCGTGGCGGGGTTGTTCGAAAAGCATGTCCCCGGCACACAGGTGGGAGCAACGTTCCGTTGCATCCTGTTGGAGCAGTTCCACCGGACACGGGTGGGTGATCGGTTCTTCTTTGAaacatccgatccgatcgttgGTTTCTCAAAAGAGCAGTTCAAGCAGctaagaaaagcaaacatcgCCCGGCTGTTGTGCGATAATACGCCCAAGCTGGAGGGCATGCAAAGTAAGGCTTTTGCGACGATCGATGCGGGATCGAACAAGGTATCGCCTTGTTCCAGTTTGCCGGTGGTCGATCTGGATTCATGGAAATAA